The following is a genomic window from Spirosoma foliorum.
CTTTGGCGAAAATAAAGTGCAGGAAATGGTTGATAAACAACCACAACTACCCGCCGATGTGGAATGGCATCTTATTGGTCATTTGCAAACTAACAAAGTTAAATACATTGCCCCGTTTGTAACGCTTATCCATTCGGTCGATAGTTTAAAGTTAGTGCAGGAGATTAATAAGCAGGCTGCCAAACAAGGACGCGTTATTGATTGCCTTTTACAGATTTATATTGCCAATGAGGAGACCAAGTTTGGTCTTTCGCCCGATGAAGCAGAAACGCTCCTTAACGCACCTGAATTGAACGATCTGGCTAATATACGCCTTATTGGTTTAATGGGCCTAGCCACGAATACAGATGATGAAGGCCAGATCCGACAGGAGTTTCGGGGATTGAAGCAGTTGTTTGATAAACTGGCTCAGTTTCAGCATCCGCGTGTTCAGTTTAGCGAACTCTCGATGGGAATGAGTGGCGATTACCGTATTGCGCTAGAAGAAGGCAGCACTATGGTTCGGGTAGGGAGCGCTATTTTTGGGAGTCGATAAAGTATTCTGGACGGCCACGTCCGGATAGGGTTATTCATAAATTTTCACCCGGATGTGGCCGTCCAGGATACACTTCTATGAAATTCTTTATTCAGGCAGGCGCTGCTTTAGGGTTGTTGGGCGTTGCCTTAGGCGCGTTTGGGGCACACGCATTACGAACTATGCTCGAAGCTT
Proteins encoded in this region:
- a CDS encoding YggS family pyridoxal phosphate-dependent enzyme, translating into MIADTIRLIENELAGKAKLIAVTKTKPVPLLQEAYDAGCKRFGENKVQEMVDKQPQLPADVEWHLIGHLQTNKVKYIAPFVTLIHSVDSLKLVQEINKQAAKQGRVIDCLLQIYIANEETKFGLSPDEAETLLNAPELNDLANIRLIGLMGLATNTDDEGQIRQEFRGLKQLFDKLAQFQHPRVQFSELSMGMSGDYRIALEEGSTMVRVGSAIFGSR